Part of the Vigna angularis cultivar LongXiaoDou No.4 chromosome 1, ASM1680809v1, whole genome shotgun sequence genome, AAAACACTAAGGCCGCAATTTCCACTGTCCTTGCGCTGCTGACAGTGacaatatcatattaaaagcaGCGACTAGACCAGGTAATAAAGATAGACAAGGAAGGGCCCAACATATCAAAAGCAGCGACTAAGTAGCAACAATTGAACTAATTCACGATCAGCCTAGATTCTTGTAGATCAAGAATGCTACAATAGTTCTCTAATCACGTATGGCTCCTGACGTTGAATCCCCGTAAGaggtaaaataaaatcaaacataatGTAAATTGTGATACAtgcaaatgaaattttttttccaacTAATTCATGCTCTATCGTAATAAAAAATGGAGAGATCTGTTGTGTATAATTCTTAAGACATATATCACGACTCTTACCTGCATAGCGGTTGCAAAATTCAGTAGCGCTTCACATTCATCAAGCATCGCTTTTTCCTGTGCTGATACAACAGCAACTTCAGCAATTAAATTATTCATGCCGTCCACCTAcacagacaaaaaaaaacatggtGTCGACCTTTATGCATTATGGATTTACCATTGAGTccaaaatgaaaattgtttaggaaggaaaacataaaaatagaaGCAGAAAGAAAGTTTGATAGTAAATTTGTTGGAGCAATAAAATAGCACGACCTAGGTGATATAATGTGAGTCAAACCAGTAGAACCTCTAAATAAATATCTCACCCTTGAGAGCAAAGGGCAAATAGCAGATCCCATTGCTTGCATGGCATCAACAGCCGAACAGATTGCAAGCTTCAAATGTTCAATATCTGCCTGTAAAAGTGTACACATGGTAATGAATGCTAGTGTCTCTTTGCAGGCATCAAACCAAGAGACAAAAACCATACATACCTTTGCCCCTCCAGTTAGAGGAAGACGAAGAGTACTTGCCTCCAAGTCTTCTACAGTTCCGGATAAAGCATTAATATGACCACTTTCAAGTACAGCCCAGTCATCAAGGTAGGCCATCTGCTTCATTAATTGTAAAAGGACCACGATCAAAAAAAGTATCACAAAGTATCTAAAGAAAGTCGAAACATTTAAATAAGGAAATAGCATCACATATGTATTGTAATCATTAAAATCAGCCATTAATACGAATTATGAATAACCTGTTACGACAGACTAGCATAGACCATTTAAACCTAACTTTTCAATGTGGTGTAGGGCCAACATCTTGCTGCGTATATTTTAGCGTCATTTATAAACTCCACAATAACTATCTCAACTTTAATTACCAAAACCAGAAATCcggaaaaaaaattgtaatttatcaTCAACTATAATATGGGCACATagaaatgataaatatttcaGGCAAGAGAGAAGTATTACTTGATCATTCAAAATAGAATTCAGTTTCAGCTCAAGCTGCAGCTGCTGGAGGTTGATCCTCTTCCTAATAATTGTTTCCCATATAGACAGAGTAGTGTGCCATACGTTGTACAGTGATTTCTGAACCATTGGACAAGTTTTTGTAAAATGACGTAGGGAAATCATTTGTTATACACAATCTTCTGCAAAGCAGAAGAATTACACTAAAAGAATAAGCCAGCTTGAAAGACCGTAAGTCATACCTCCGCTTTTGCATTTTGGATGTAAAATACATCCTCTGCTTGCGCATTAATAAATCTCCATTGCAAGTACCTGTTGTAGAGAAGTCTCAACTGGTGAGCCTCTTCTACGAGGGCTGCACCCTTTTTCCCCTTTTTAAAATCAGCAATAAAGCTGAGTACTGAAATTGAATTGTTGGATTGGTTGGATGAATTGGTTGGCCTTATTCTAGAAGGACTAACCCCTCTAGGAGGAGTCGAAGGCCTTGACCGAGAAGGACTAACAACACCTCTTGAACTAGAAGAGGATAACACTGAAGTCTTACTTGGTGATGGGTGCCCTGATCCTGGATTAGGCAGGAACTGTGATCTGACTCCAGTAACTGCTAATCCCGTTTTATCCAATGTAATTGCAGGAACAAATTTATGAGGTCTTAACACATGAACATTGTCATCAATTGGTCTCACCTCGCCTCCTATTCTACCACTTTCAACTAGCAACATTAGTCTTGAAGCATCACTAGAAGCTTTCCGCAAGGGCTTACTAGCATCACCTGGTAAAGACAATCTTCTCAGAGAAGACACACTAGTTCCTGGAACTGAAGAGTTCAAcgt contains:
- the LOC108322801 gene encoding AUGMIN subunit 8 isoform X2: MDVCESEQALRKHRTGTRQPLGLAEKNNAITSRRLATREITSRYRSPSPTRATPSGSRRCPSPSLTRPTTQASSKLLPKRAQSTERKRPATPPSPPRPSTPVQDSSIDVNLSSRRAAGSRMPEVLWPSTMRSLSVSFQSDTISIPVIKKEKPVTSAVDRTLRPNSNVTHKQVQTPIVRKPTPERKRSPLKGNNASNQTENSKPDDGLHSRWIDQHRWPGRISGKVCSSASSRGIDHTDKTTRTLNSSVPGTSVSSLRRLSLPGDASKPLRKASSDASRLMLLVESGRIGGEVRPIDDNVHVLRPHKFVPAITLDKTGLAVTGVRSQFLPNPGSGHPSPSKTSVLSSSSSRGVVSPSRSRPSTPPRGVSPSRIRPTNSSNQSNNSISVLSFIADFKKGKKGAALVEEAHQLRLLYNRYLQWRFINAQAEDVFYIQNAKAEKSLYNVWHTTLSIWETIIRKRINLQQLQLELKLNSILNDQMAYLDDWAVLESGHINALSGTVEDLEASTLRLPLTGGAKADIEHLKLAICSAVDAMQAMGSAICPLLSRVDGMNNLIAEVAVVSAQEKAMLDECEALLNFATAMQVEEYSLRTHLMQIKQGFMVHK
- the LOC108322801 gene encoding AUGMIN subunit 8 isoform X1, translated to MDVCESEQALRKHRTGTRQPLGLAEKNNAITSRRLATREITSRYRSPSPTRATPSGSRRCPSPSLTRPTTQASSKLLPKRAQSTERKRPATPPSPPRPSTPVQDSSIDVNLSSRRAAGSRMPEVLWPSTMRSLSVSFQSDTISIPVIKKEKPVTSAVDRTLRPNSNVTHKQVQTPIVRKPTPERKRSPLKGNNASNQTENSKPDDGLHSRWIDQHRWPGRISGKVCSSASSRGIDHTDKTTRTLNSSVPGTSVSSLRRLSLPGDASKPLRKASSDASRLMLLVESGRIGGEVRPIDDNVHVLRPHKFVPAITLDKTGLAVTGVRSQFLPNPGSGHPSPSKTSVLSSSSSRGVVSPSRSRPSTPPRGVSPSRIRPTNSSNQSNNSISVLSFIADFKKGKKGAALVEEAHQLRLLYNRYLQWRFINAQAEDVFYIQNAKAEKSLYNVWHTTLSIWETIIRKRINLQQLQLELKLNSILNDQQMAYLDDWAVLESGHINALSGTVEDLEASTLRLPLTGGAKADIEHLKLAICSAVDAMQAMGSAICPLLSRVDGMNNLIAEVAVVSAQEKAMLDECEALLNFATAMQVEEYSLRTHLMQIKQGFMVHK